Proteins found in one Flavobacterium channae genomic segment:
- a CDS encoding SUF system Fe-S cluster assembly protein → MEEFNDTINLGESVVKVLKGIFDPEIPVDIYELGLIYDVMINEDNDVKVLMTLTSPNCPVAETLPMEVEEKIKSIDAVKSCVVEITFDPPWSKDLMSEEAKLELGML, encoded by the coding sequence ATGGAAGAATTTAACGATACAATCAATTTAGGCGAAAGCGTAGTTAAAGTTTTAAAAGGAATTTTCGATCCAGAAATTCCTGTAGATATTTACGAACTTGGATTAATCTACGATGTTATGATTAACGAGGATAATGATGTGAAAGTTTTAATGACGTTAACTTCACCAAACTGTCCTGTTGCTGAAACATTACCAATGGAAGTAGAAGAAAAAATCAAGTCAATTGATGCAGTAAAATCTTGCGTAGTAGAAATTACTTTTGATCCGCCATGGAGTAAAGATTTAATGAGCGAAGAAGCTAAGTTAGAATTAGGAATGCTTTAA
- the sufD gene encoding Fe-S cluster assembly protein SufD — protein MELKEKLLASFMAFEEKIKDNEDLHEVRNQAIKNFENKGFPTKKEEAWKYTSLNAVLKNDFSVFPKHENAIEFKDVKKYFLHEIDTYKVVFIDGKFSSFLSSTTHDGLDVCLMSSALTKPKYKMVIDTYFNQVANKEESLTSLNTAFSLEGAYINIPKSKVVEKPIEIIYFSTGNEAALMVQPRNLIIVGENAHVQIVERHQSLNSNPVLTNSVTEIFAQKRAIVDYYKVQNDVQTANLIDNTYIAQKQESRVSVHTFSFGGNITRNNLNFYHQGERIDSTLKGITIIGDKQHVDHYTLVQHATPNCESHQNYKTILDGQSTGVFNGKIYVEKEAQKTDAFQQNNNILIGDKATINAKPQLEIFADDVKCSHGCTIGQLDESAMFYMQQRGIPKKEAKALLMYAFTSEVTSSVQIPELKAKIAKLIANKLGVNMGFDL, from the coding sequence ATGGAATTAAAAGAGAAATTATTAGCTTCTTTCATGGCTTTTGAAGAAAAAATCAAAGACAATGAAGATTTACATGAAGTTAGAAATCAAGCAATAAAAAACTTTGAAAATAAAGGCTTTCCAACTAAAAAAGAGGAAGCTTGGAAATATACTTCTTTAAATGCGGTTTTAAAGAACGATTTTAGCGTGTTTCCAAAACATGAAAATGCTATTGAATTCAAAGATGTAAAAAAATACTTTTTACACGAAATAGACACTTATAAAGTGGTGTTTATCGATGGTAAATTCAGTTCTTTTTTGTCTTCAACAACACATGATGGTTTAGATGTTTGTTTGATGTCTTCGGCATTAACAAAGCCTAAATACAAAATGGTTATTGATACTTACTTTAATCAAGTTGCTAATAAAGAAGAAAGTTTAACTTCTTTAAATACGGCTTTTTCATTGGAAGGTGCTTACATTAACATTCCAAAAAGCAAAGTAGTGGAGAAACCTATCGAAATCATTTATTTCTCAACAGGAAATGAAGCAGCTTTGATGGTACAACCTCGAAATTTAATTATTGTAGGTGAAAACGCTCACGTGCAAATTGTAGAACGTCATCAGAGTTTAAATTCGAATCCGGTTTTAACCAACTCGGTTACTGAGATTTTTGCTCAAAAACGTGCTATTGTAGATTATTACAAAGTGCAAAACGATGTTCAAACAGCTAACTTGATAGACAACACTTATATTGCTCAAAAGCAAGAAAGTAGGGTTTCGGTTCATACTTTTTCTTTTGGTGGAAATATTACGAGAAACAACTTGAATTTCTATCACCAAGGAGAAAGAATCGATTCTACACTTAAAGGAATTACTATTATTGGTGATAAACAACACGTTGATCATTACACTTTGGTACAACACGCAACACCAAATTGCGAAAGTCACCAAAATTATAAGACAATTTTAGACGGACAGTCGACAGGTGTTTTTAATGGAAAAATTTATGTTGAAAAAGAAGCACAAAAAACCGATGCTTTTCAACAAAACAACAATATTTTAATAGGGGATAAGGCAACAATCAACGCAAAACCACAATTGGAAATTTTTGCTGATGATGTTAAATGTTCTCATGGTTGTACTATTGGTCAATTAGACGAAAGTGCCATGTTCTACATGCAACAACGTGGAATTCCTAAAAAAGAAGCAAAAGCATTATTGATGTACGCGTTTACAAGCGAAGTTACATCGAGTGTACAAATACCAGAACTAAAAGCTAAAATTGCTAAATTAATAGCAAACAAGCTAGGCGTTAACATGGGGTTTGATTTGTAA
- a CDS encoding SufE family protein produces the protein MTIKEIQDEIVDEFSMFDDWMQRYEYIIELGKSLPLIDEQYKVDENIIKGCQSKVWVHGEEQNGNIVFTADSDAILTKGIIAILIRAFSNQTPAAILEANTDFIDEIGLKEHLSPTRANGLVSMIKQIKMYALAFQAKQ, from the coding sequence ATGACAATTAAAGAAATACAAGACGAAATTGTAGACGAGTTTTCAATGTTTGACGATTGGATGCAACGTTACGAATACATTATAGAATTAGGAAAATCATTACCATTGATTGACGAACAATATAAAGTGGACGAAAACATTATTAAAGGATGTCAATCAAAAGTTTGGGTTCATGGTGAAGAGCAAAATGGTAATATTGTCTTTACGGCCGATAGTGATGCTATTTTGACTAAAGGAATTATAGCTATTTTAATTCGTGCTTTTTCTAATCAAACTCCGGCTGCAATTTTAGAAGCCAACACTGATTTTATTGACGAAATAGGATTAAAAGAACATTTGTCACCAACAAGAGCAAACGGATTGGTTTCAATGATCAAACAAATTAAAATGTATGCTTTGGCATTTCAAGCAAAACAATAA
- a CDS encoding aminotransferase class V-fold PLP-dependent enzyme — MLDIQKIRADFPILSQKVNGKPLVYFDNGATAQKPQVVIDAVSKYYSEINANIHRGVHTLSQLATDAYEVSRNTIQAHLNAKYNHEIIFTSGTTFGINLVANGFASLLQAGDEVMVSALEHHSNIVPWQFLCEKTGAKLVVIPMNEKGELILSEFDKLLCEKTKIVTVNHISNALGTVNPIEYIIKKAHGVGAAVLIDGAQATPHLRPDVQALDCDFYVFSGHKVCGPTGVGILYGKEEWLRKLPPYQGGGEMIAEVTFEKTTYADLPHKFEAGTPNIAGGIVLGTAIDYMNSIGFDNIAAYEQQLLDYGTKRLLEIEGLTIYGTSENKASVISFNIDGIHPYDIGTIIDKLGIAVRTGHHCAQPIMNFFNIPGTIRASFAFYNTKEEIDIFVEAVKKAQMMLS; from the coding sequence ATGTTAGACATTCAAAAAATAAGAGCCGATTTCCCGATACTTTCACAAAAAGTAAATGGAAAACCTTTGGTGTATTTTGATAATGGAGCAACGGCTCAAAAACCACAAGTGGTGATTGATGCGGTTTCAAAATATTATAGCGAAATAAATGCGAATATTCATCGCGGTGTACATACATTGAGTCAATTGGCAACAGATGCTTACGAGGTTTCGAGAAATACGATTCAGGCGCATTTAAATGCAAAATACAACCACGAAATTATTTTTACTTCTGGTACTACATTCGGAATAAATTTAGTGGCTAACGGATTTGCAAGTTTATTACAAGCAGGTGATGAGGTGATGGTTTCGGCTTTAGAACACCATAGCAACATTGTGCCTTGGCAGTTTTTATGTGAAAAAACAGGAGCAAAGTTGGTGGTTATACCAATGAATGAAAAAGGTGAGTTAATTTTATCGGAATTCGATAAATTACTTTGTGAAAAAACGAAAATCGTAACGGTAAACCACATTTCAAATGCACTTGGAACGGTTAACCCAATTGAATACATAATCAAAAAAGCACATGGAGTAGGAGCAGCTGTTTTAATCGACGGAGCGCAAGCAACACCACATTTACGACCAGATGTTCAAGCTTTAGATTGTGATTTTTATGTGTTTTCCGGACATAAAGTTTGTGGACCAACTGGTGTTGGAATTTTATATGGAAAAGAAGAATGGTTACGCAAATTGCCACCATATCAAGGCGGTGGTGAAATGATTGCTGAGGTTACTTTTGAAAAAACAACGTATGCCGATTTACCGCATAAATTTGAAGCGGGAACTCCAAATATCGCTGGTGGAATTGTTTTAGGAACTGCAATTGATTATATGAATTCAATTGGTTTTGATAACATTGCAGCTTACGAACAACAATTGTTGGATTACGGAACAAAGCGATTATTAGAAATAGAAGGACTTACCATTTACGGAACAAGTGAAAACAAAGCGTCTGTAATTTCGTTTAATATTGATGGAATTCACCCGTATGATATTGGCACGATTATAGATAAATTAGGTATAGCGGTAAGAACTGGACACCATTGTGCACAACCTATTATGAATTTTTTCAACATTCCTGGTACCATTAGAGCAAGCTTTGCGTTTTACAATACCAAGGAAGAAATTGATATCTTTGTAGAAGCGGTTAAAAAAGCACAAATGATGTTATCTTAA